A single region of the Pontimicrobium sp. SW4 genome encodes:
- a CDS encoding dihydrodipicolinate synthase family protein, with translation MSLKWEGVMPAVTTKFTNDDTLDLQMFETNIKAQLDAGVHGIVLGGTLGEASTLLDEEKSILTQETVKIVNGKVPVLMNVAEQSTKGAIAVAQKAEKDGAKGLMMLPPMRYKAGDTETVEYFKAVANNTSLPIMIYNNPVDYKIEVTLDMFEELLKCDNIEAVKESTRDISNVTRIKNRFGDRLKIMTGVDTVALESLLMGADGWIAGLVCAFPRETVAIYELQKAGRIQESIEIYRWFLPLLELDINPKLVQNIKLAEVATGIGTENVRAPRLPLFGEERTKVLAIIAKGMRTRPTLPEYKNLQSLI, from the coding sequence ATGAGTTTAAAATGGGAAGGCGTAATGCCAGCAGTAACAACAAAGTTCACGAATGATGATACTTTAGATTTGCAAATGTTTGAAACCAATATCAAAGCACAATTAGATGCTGGAGTCCACGGTATTGTGTTAGGAGGAACTTTAGGTGAGGCAAGTACCTTATTAGATGAAGAAAAAAGCATTCTAACACAAGAAACTGTAAAAATAGTTAATGGAAAAGTTCCTGTGTTAATGAATGTAGCTGAGCAATCAACTAAAGGTGCAATAGCTGTAGCTCAAAAAGCTGAGAAGGATGGTGCAAAGGGATTAATGATGTTACCTCCAATGCGTTATAAAGCTGGAGACACGGAAACCGTAGAGTATTTTAAGGCTGTAGCTAATAACACCTCATTACCAATAATGATTTATAATAATCCTGTGGATTATAAAATTGAAGTCACCTTGGATATGTTTGAAGAACTTCTAAAATGTGATAACATTGAAGCGGTAAAAGAGTCTACTAGAGATATATCTAATGTAACTAGAATAAAAAACAGATTTGGGGACAGATTAAAAATAATGACAGGAGTAGATACTGTTGCTCTTGAGAGTTTATTAATGGGAGCCGATGGATGGATAGCAGGTTTGGTTTGTGCTTTTCCACGAGAAACTGTTGCTATTTACGAACTGCAAAAAGCAGGAAGAATACAAGAATCAATAGAAATTTATAGATGGTTTTTACCGTTGCTAGAGTTAGATATTAACCCTAAATTAGTACAAAATATCAAACTAGCTGAAGTAGCCACAGGAATTGGAACAGAGAATGTACGTGCACCACGTTTACCTCTTTTTGGAGAAGAAAGAACAAAAGTACTAGCAATTATTGCTAAAGGAATGCGAACTAGACCAACATTACCAGAATATAAAAATTTACAATCGCTAATATAA
- a CDS encoding DUF1272 domain-containing protein: MLEIRPTCEHCNKSLPHDSSDAMICTFECTFCKDCVESVLQHVCPNCGGGFEKRPIRPKKLLEKYPVSTKIVHKPVDVETHLKRINQ, translated from the coding sequence ATGTTAGAAATAAGACCAACATGCGAACATTGCAACAAATCATTGCCACACGATTCTAGTGATGCAATGATTTGTACGTTTGAATGTACCTTTTGTAAAGATTGTGTTGAGAGTGTATTACAGCATGTATGTCCTAATTGTGGAGGTGGTTTTGAAAAACGTCCAATTAGACCAAAAAAGTTATTAGAAAAATATCCAGTTTCAACTAAAATAGTGCATAAGCCTGTCGATGTTGAAACTCACCT